The Candidatus Nanopelagicales bacterium genome contains a region encoding:
- a CDS encoding HAD-IC family P-type ATPase, whose amino-acid sequence MPMPAGGTLSGDHHALAHYEVLLLLETDRSRGLTESEARRRLGSYGPNALPETAIAGRIERFLRQLLTPLVYVLLAAGAITTVLGKIADSAVIFGVVIVNAIVGYWQESKAQAELEALRKMVTTTARVRRDGHTTTVSSESLVPGDLVLIEAGDKVPADMRLMELAELRVDESALTGESQPVTKDEVALPADTPVADRRNMVYSGTFVSGGSGVGVVVATGSETELGEIHRLVGAVDPLATPLTRRLTWFSKVLTVVIVSLAVFAFAVGVARGESWSEMFVAAVALAVGAIPEGLPAAVTITLAIGVGRMARRRAVVRRLPAVETLGSTTVVCTDKTGTLTENQMTVRAIWTLAGSYEVTGGGYDPSGVLVASQARHANQDEALSWSLLVGALCNDASLDRADTGAWRITGDPTEAALLVVGVKSGMDLDDLRARHPRLDSIPFSSERQYMATLNEGENPGFRVILAKGAVERILSLCTAAMAPSGQIEPLDADRILRRAAVMGGSGLRVLATAVLGVDESVGSIPEGTGGSLIFTGLHAMLDPPRQAAISAVQSCRQAGIAVKMITGDHAATAEAIALQVGVIDEVRVGDVLTGEVLARLGQDELGLAAERASVFARVSPEQKLRLVEALQARRHVVAMTGDGVNDAPALRQADIGVAMGLAGTEAAKEAADMVLADDDFATIEAAVEEGRGVFDNLIKFIVWTLPTNMGEGFVILVAVALGTALPILPLQILWINMTTAVLLGLMLAFEPKESGIMNRPPRDPSKPLLTRALIERILVVSALLVGGSWLIFEWELSAGSGLEVSRTAAMNLFVTVEAFYLFSCRSLTRSTWQLGIFSNHWVIGGLAIQAVAQIAITYLPAMNGVFGTAPIPGESWVRIVCFSILASLVVAVDKRRHGAAM is encoded by the coding sequence ATGCCAATGCCTGCTGGTGGCACGTTGTCGGGAGATCATCATGCTCTCGCCCACTACGAAGTGCTCCTGCTGCTCGAAACTGATCGGTCACGCGGGCTCACAGAGTCTGAGGCGCGCAGGCGTCTTGGGTCGTACGGACCCAATGCGCTACCTGAAACAGCGATCGCCGGACGCATAGAGAGATTCCTGCGGCAACTCCTGACACCACTGGTGTACGTGCTCCTGGCCGCTGGGGCGATCACGACCGTGCTTGGCAAGATCGCGGACTCCGCGGTGATCTTCGGCGTTGTCATTGTCAACGCGATCGTTGGCTACTGGCAGGAATCCAAGGCGCAGGCCGAGCTTGAGGCGCTTCGCAAGATGGTTACGACTACCGCGCGTGTGCGGCGTGACGGGCACACGACAACGGTGTCGTCCGAGAGCTTGGTACCCGGGGATCTAGTCCTGATCGAGGCCGGAGACAAGGTGCCAGCGGACATGCGGCTCATGGAGCTAGCTGAGCTGCGAGTCGACGAGTCCGCTCTGACCGGTGAGTCGCAACCGGTCACCAAGGACGAGGTCGCATTGCCGGCGGACACACCCGTCGCCGACCGGCGCAACATGGTTTACTCCGGGACGTTCGTCAGTGGCGGCAGCGGTGTCGGGGTCGTGGTCGCCACGGGTTCGGAAACCGAGCTGGGAGAGATCCACAGACTCGTGGGCGCCGTTGATCCGCTGGCAACGCCGTTGACTCGCAGGCTGACGTGGTTCAGCAAGGTACTGACGGTCGTGATCGTCTCCTTGGCCGTCTTCGCCTTCGCCGTGGGTGTCGCGCGGGGTGAATCCTGGTCGGAGATGTTCGTCGCGGCCGTCGCCCTGGCTGTCGGCGCCATCCCGGAGGGGCTGCCCGCAGCCGTGACAATCACGCTGGCCATCGGGGTGGGCAGGATGGCCCGACGGCGCGCGGTAGTTCGGCGTCTTCCAGCTGTGGAGACCCTGGGCAGCACAACCGTCGTGTGCACGGACAAGACCGGGACCCTGACCGAGAACCAGATGACGGTTCGCGCCATCTGGACTCTGGCGGGTTCCTACGAAGTGACCGGGGGTGGATACGACCCGTCCGGGGTGCTAGTCGCCTCGCAAGCCCGGCACGCCAACCAGGACGAGGCGCTGTCCTGGTCGCTGCTCGTCGGCGCGCTGTGCAATGACGCTTCTTTGGATCGAGCCGACACCGGCGCGTGGCGCATAACCGGGGATCCCACCGAGGCTGCCCTTCTGGTCGTTGGGGTCAAGTCTGGGATGGACCTGGACGATCTGCGGGCCAGGCATCCTCGGCTCGATTCCATCCCGTTCAGCTCTGAGCGCCAGTACATGGCGACGCTGAATGAAGGTGAGAATCCCGGCTTCCGGGTGATTCTGGCCAAGGGCGCCGTGGAACGGATTCTGAGCCTGTGTACCGCCGCGATGGCGCCTTCGGGGCAGATCGAACCTCTTGACGCGGACCGGATACTGCGGCGGGCCGCTGTGATGGGCGGATCGGGGCTGCGTGTCCTGGCCACGGCAGTGCTGGGCGTGGACGAATCGGTGGGAAGTATTCCTGAAGGAACTGGCGGATCGCTGATATTCACCGGGCTGCACGCGATGCTCGACCCCCCGCGGCAGGCGGCGATCTCAGCCGTTCAGTCGTGCCGTCAGGCCGGCATCGCGGTGAAGATGATCACGGGCGATCACGCGGCGACTGCCGAGGCGATCGCGCTTCAGGTCGGGGTAATTGACGAAGTGCGGGTGGGAGACGTCCTCACGGGTGAAGTGCTCGCCCGGCTCGGGCAAGATGAACTCGGCCTGGCAGCCGAACGGGCCTCGGTGTTCGCGCGCGTCTCACCTGAGCAGAAGCTTCGTCTGGTGGAGGCGCTCCAGGCCCGCCGCCATGTAGTGGCGATGACCGGCGACGGCGTGAACGACGCTCCGGCTCTACGCCAGGCGGATATCGGCGTCGCGATGGGGCTCGCTGGCACGGAAGCCGCGAAGGAAGCCGCGGACATGGTCCTGGCTGATGACGATTTCGCGACCATCGAGGCGGCTGTCGAAGAGGGTCGAGGCGTATTCGACAACCTCATCAAGTTCATCGTGTGGACGTTACCGACGAACATGGGCGAGGGGTTCGTCATCCTGGTCGCGGTGGCCTTGGGCACAGCCCTGCCGATTCTTCCGCTACAGATCCTGTGGATCAACATGACGACCGCGGTGCTGCTGGGACTAATGCTGGCCTTCGAGCCCAAGGAGTCCGGGATCATGAACCGGCCTCCCCGCGACCCGAGCAAGCCGCTGCTGACCAGAGCTCTGATCGAACGGATCCTGGTGGTGTCGGCTCTGCTCGTCGGCGGCTCTTGGCTGATCTTCGAATGGGAGCTGTCCGCCGGGTCGGGGCTGGAAGTGAGCCGTACCGCGGCGATGAACCTGTTCGTCACAGTCGAGGCCTTCTACCTGTTCAGCTGCCGGTCCCTTACTCGCTCTACCTGGCAGCTCGGGATCTTCAGCAATCACTGGGTCATTGGGGGCCTCGCGATTCAGGCGGTCGCCCAGATCGCGATCACATACCTTCCAGCGATGAACGGCGTGTTCGGAACTGCCCCGATCCCCGGCGAGAGTTGGGTGCGCATCGTCTGCTTCTCGATCTTGGCGTCGCTTGTGGTGGCAGTCGACAAGCGCCGACACGGAGCCGCGATGTGA
- a CDS encoding N-acetylmuramoyl-L-alanine amidase, with amino-acid sequence MRATRRRLVLGSAVVIIAGSLVAMPATSWPSPAPRQVTPKVETHRLAGPNSAQVDAEIEFGLIGVTFDRDPAPGSAVWVRVREQGGWSQWQHLPVSTDTPDPDDPDFEAIKPATVPLLTDPADAAQVRIDTPGGRPSPTASVRMIEVAEAPADRAVIERYTAASSARADSDIPEIISRAEWGANESLRSKCPGLTDAHKVAFVHHTASSSSYTESQAPAQLRAVYSYATGNGYCDYPYNFAVDKYGNIYEGRAGGVELPVKSGATASFNDNSVSVSALGNFTDAPSTGRTALNDALAQIVAWKLGLTGRTAIGWEKLTAAGYPGGAPKGQVQTFHRVSGHRDAYSTACPGEDLYGQLGKIRTLASDYQERNGMADSAPPALSATSIGPWPAKYVRGKTKRYYRTKSRVRPGTGRTVLVKFRRNKSPWRLYATRKTDSSRWARLKLKYYAGLTKYRLVAPRTPTADRSRGQVIRLRGSKWG; translated from the coding sequence ATGCGCGCAACGCGGCGCCGACTGGTTCTCGGGTCGGCAGTTGTGATCATCGCTGGAAGCCTCGTCGCCATGCCGGCGACGTCCTGGCCTTCCCCCGCACCGCGGCAGGTCACACCTAAGGTGGAAACACACCGTCTGGCGGGACCCAACTCCGCGCAGGTCGACGCGGAGATCGAGTTCGGACTCATCGGTGTCACGTTCGACAGAGATCCCGCTCCCGGCTCAGCGGTGTGGGTTCGCGTGCGTGAGCAGGGCGGTTGGTCCCAGTGGCAGCATCTTCCGGTGAGCACGGACACACCCGACCCGGATGACCCGGATTTCGAGGCCATCAAGCCAGCCACGGTACCGCTGCTGACGGACCCCGCCGACGCTGCCCAGGTGCGCATCGACACACCAGGCGGGCGCCCCTCTCCCACTGCGTCGGTTCGCATGATCGAGGTAGCCGAAGCTCCAGCTGATCGCGCTGTGATCGAGCGGTACACCGCCGCCTCTTCGGCTAGGGCCGACTCAGACATCCCCGAGATCATCTCCCGGGCCGAGTGGGGCGCCAACGAGTCGCTTCGCAGCAAATGCCCAGGGCTGACGGACGCGCACAAGGTCGCGTTCGTGCACCACACGGCATCCAGCAGCAGCTACACCGAATCCCAAGCCCCTGCCCAATTGCGAGCCGTGTACTCATATGCCACGGGGAACGGCTACTGCGACTATCCCTACAACTTCGCCGTTGACAAGTACGGCAATATCTATGAGGGACGCGCGGGCGGAGTGGAGCTGCCTGTCAAGAGCGGCGCGACGGCTTCTTTCAACGACAATTCCGTGTCGGTGTCAGCGCTGGGCAACTTCACCGACGCGCCCTCAACCGGTCGCACGGCACTGAACGATGCCCTGGCGCAGATAGTCGCTTGGAAGCTCGGGCTGACTGGCCGCACCGCGATCGGCTGGGAGAAACTCACTGCGGCGGGATACCCCGGTGGGGCGCCCAAGGGTCAGGTACAGACGTTCCACCGCGTCAGCGGCCATAGGGATGCCTATTCGACAGCGTGCCCAGGCGAAGACCTATATGGGCAACTCGGCAAGATCCGCACTCTGGCTTCCGACTACCAGGAGCGGAACGGCATGGCCGACAGCGCGCCCCCCGCTCTATCGGCGACATCCATCGGCCCTTGGCCCGCCAAATACGTCCGAGGGAAGACGAAGCGCTACTACCGGACCAAGTCGCGCGTCAGGCCGGGAACCGGCCGCACGGTTCTGGTGAAGTTCAGGAGGAACAAATCGCCCTGGCGGCTCTACGCCACGCGCAAGACAGACAGCTCGCGCTGGGCTCGGCTGAAGCTGAAGTACTACGCGGGTTTGACAAAGTACCGGCTCGTCGCGCCGCGCACGCCGACTGCGGATCGTTCACGCGGCCAGGTCATCCGGCTGCGCGGCAGCAAGTGGGGCTGA